In Kordia antarctica, the following proteins share a genomic window:
- a CDS encoding aspartate aminotransferase family protein, producing the protein MQTLDNEIAEKILSKKIEKAEAMRIFDGLSESDKLELISKIKSKLMDTSGGATSSKRLKPLDQRDLEDSHRSFIEKLTESYEKFVYKSKQNIPKNHYHFVDQRRNFHLIKELKQMHFQVTYEKADGAYIHDIDGNKYIDISGDMGVNIFGHKPTFMVDAVKAALDRGIPLTGYSETIHNVTKLISELTGHDRVLFTQSGTEAVVVATRMARAATNRKKIVLFDGAYHGLSDVVMVMRGMQGESLAAGPGMLQEFADQIIVLKYGDKESLDIIEAQADEIAGVLVEPVQSRHIYNKPVKFLNELRNLTIEKDIPLIFDEMITGFRVTPKGAQGVFNITPDISTYGKIPGGGLPTGLVAGSKKYMDLIDGGTWEFEDDSMPKSKRVGMGGTHSQNPLKIAASYATMSEIKRRMEVSKNCNYFSNDCECLYCKLNIKTMRMVEELNQFFIENNLPITIDIFGSLFRFRFVDSYWGITEALMFLLMRMNGVETNIQGNCFLTTAHNQEDIRNIIDAVKKSLKTLIKENFFYEAKIEPQIESVPVAMPKPVVKTAPKNEVNIGNSQLQQLKDLLLRDLKKISQ; encoded by the coding sequence ATGCAAACATTAGATAATGAAATAGCAGAAAAAATTCTATCAAAAAAAATAGAAAAGGCAGAAGCCATGCGAATCTTTGATGGTTTATCTGAAAGTGACAAACTAGAACTCATCTCAAAGATTAAGTCTAAATTAATGGATACTTCAGGCGGAGCTACTTCGTCAAAAAGACTCAAGCCTTTAGATCAAAGAGATTTAGAAGATTCACACAGATCATTTATCGAAAAGCTTACGGAATCGTATGAGAAGTTTGTATATAAATCGAAACAAAACATTCCAAAAAACCATTACCATTTTGTAGATCAAAGAAGAAACTTTCATCTCATTAAAGAACTAAAACAAATGCACTTTCAAGTTACGTATGAGAAAGCAGATGGTGCATACATTCATGATATTGATGGAAATAAATATATTGATATCTCAGGAGATATGGGCGTAAATATATTTGGACATAAACCAACTTTTATGGTTGATGCTGTAAAAGCGGCACTTGACAGAGGTATTCCATTAACAGGATATTCTGAAACAATTCATAATGTAACAAAACTTATTAGTGAGCTCACAGGTCATGATCGTGTACTATTTACACAATCGGGAACAGAAGCAGTAGTAGTTGCTACCAGAATGGCGAGAGCTGCAACGAACCGAAAGAAAATAGTACTTTTTGATGGAGCGTATCACGGATTATCTGATGTAGTGATGGTCATGAGAGGTATGCAAGGAGAAAGTTTAGCCGCCGGACCTGGAATGCTTCAAGAATTTGCAGATCAAATCATCGTATTAAAATATGGAGACAAAGAATCGCTGGATATTATTGAGGCGCAAGCCGATGAAATTGCTGGTGTTTTAGTAGAACCAGTACAATCAAGACACATATACAACAAGCCTGTCAAGTTTTTGAATGAATTGCGAAACCTTACTATAGAAAAGGACATTCCGCTAATTTTTGACGAAATGATTACAGGTTTCAGAGTAACTCCTAAAGGTGCGCAAGGCGTTTTTAACATTACACCAGACATATCTACTTACGGAAAAATTCCTGGAGGTGGTTTGCCAACTGGTTTAGTTGCAGGTTCAAAAAAATACATGGATTTAATTGATGGCGGAACTTGGGAATTTGAAGACGATTCTATGCCGAAATCAAAAAGAGTAGGAATGGGAGGAACACATTCACAAAATCCACTGAAAATAGCAGCTTCTTATGCGACAATGAGCGAGATAAAGCGAAGAATGGAAGTTAGCAAAAATTGCAATTATTTTTCTAATGATTGTGAATGTCTTTATTGTAAGCTAAATATCAAAACCATGCGAATGGTTGAAGAGCTCAATCAGTTTTTTATAGAAAACAATTTGCCAATTACCATTGACATTTTTGGTTCGCTATTCCGCTTCCGATTTGTAGATAGTTATTGGGGAATCACAGAAGCGCTCATGTTTCTTTTAATGAGAATGAATGGTGTTGAAACCAATATTCAAGGAAACTGCTTCTTAACAACAGCGCACAATCAAGAAGACATACGGAATATTATTGATGCTGTTAAGAAAAGTTTAAAAACTTTAATCAAAGAAAACTTCTTTTACGAAGCAAAAATAGAACCTCAAATAGAAAGTGTTCCCGTTGCAATGCCAAAGCCAGTAGTTAAAACTGCGCCTAAAAATGAAGTCAACATTGGGAATTCGCAACTACAACAATTAAAAGATCTCCTATTAAGAGATTTGAAAAAAATAAGTCAATAA
- a CDS encoding DUF1302 family protein: protein MIKSFILILICFTLCGQLVAQTPTEPVKTKDSIPKNEPIGVDMLNIDMLGTDSEQTSDTVNTEDQTESKKSFWKEYIFSPMRLGIGYEFTYDFTDPTEVIKNRVAFRLEYSKFLFNNLFVQLDTKVFAFLGGDSRSRNLNYFSNDEANETKLAFGSITRNAFVQYSFKQSSIKVGIQTLAWGESDFAAVTDEINPFDFRDPLNLNIDELRLGQFMVAVNLYSTIGNWSAFFVPDARFNELPKEGTRFYVDPYEGLNVTVEEEDQGGNDFEYGLRWKKTFGKSDVSVIITNLIDNNLAQRQVNSDLILSSKTRYTTIGSTFNYAVGNLLIKGEAAIKFPRTYTTTDLQLIERNAFDATLGFEYAPNSTTTFGLELVNNHVINWTDEIAGIAKNDYTAFVIVTKTLIKNNLSLNYISMFNGPNTTFFNLLSGAYKLNDNMTVSLDAIIPIARKEESAFYQYRDQQHLAFKLLVQF, encoded by the coding sequence ATGATAAAATCATTTATCCTTATTCTAATCTGTTTCACTCTTTGTGGACAACTAGTTGCTCAAACACCAACTGAGCCTGTAAAAACGAAGGATTCAATTCCTAAAAATGAACCTATTGGAGTTGATATGTTAAACATTGACATGTTAGGTACTGATAGTGAGCAGACTTCAGATACAGTAAATACTGAAGATCAAACTGAATCCAAAAAATCCTTTTGGAAAGAATATATCTTCAGTCCGATGCGATTAGGTATTGGGTATGAATTCACGTATGATTTTACCGATCCTACAGAAGTTATAAAAAATAGGGTTGCTTTTCGTTTAGAATATTCAAAATTTTTATTCAATAACTTATTTGTTCAGTTAGATACAAAAGTATTCGCTTTTCTGGGAGGAGATAGTAGAAGCCGAAATTTAAACTACTTTTCTAATGATGAAGCCAATGAAACTAAACTTGCTTTTGGTTCCATAACTCGGAATGCTTTCGTGCAATACAGCTTCAAGCAAAGTAGTATAAAAGTAGGAATTCAAACACTAGCTTGGGGAGAATCGGATTTTGCGGCTGTTACTGACGAAATAAATCCGTTTGATTTTCGCGATCCTTTAAACTTGAATATTGACGAGTTGCGACTTGGACAGTTTATGGTTGCTGTAAATCTCTATTCAACTATTGGGAATTGGAGCGCATTTTTTGTGCCAGATGCCAGGTTCAATGAGCTTCCGAAAGAAGGTACACGATTTTATGTAGATCCTTATGAAGGATTAAACGTTACAGTTGAAGAAGAAGATCAAGGTGGAAATGATTTTGAATACGGATTGCGTTGGAAAAAGACGTTTGGAAAAAGTGATGTAAGCGTCATAATTACGAATCTAATCGATAATAACTTAGCACAACGACAAGTAAATTCCGACTTAATTCTATCAAGTAAAACACGCTATACTACCATAGGTTCAACTTTCAATTATGCGGTTGGGAATCTTCTAATAAAAGGAGAAGCTGCCATAAAGTTTCCTAGAACATATACTACCACCGACCTTCAATTAATAGAACGCAATGCTTTTGATGCAACACTAGGTTTTGAATATGCTCCAAATAGTACCACGACATTTGGTTTAGAATTGGTAAACAATCATGTAATCAATTGGACTGATGAAATTGCAGGCATTGCTAAAAATGATTACACAGCTTTTGTGATCGTCACCAAAACACTGATAAAAAATAACCTATCATTAAACTATATATCCATGTTTAATGGTCCAAATACTACTTTTTTCAACTTGCTTTCGGGAGCTTATAAACTAAACGACAACATGACGGTATCACTGGATGCAATTATCCCTATTGCAAGAAAAGAAGAAAGTGCTTTTTACCAATACCGAGATCAACAACACTTAGCTTTTAAATTGCTAGTACAGTTTTAA